A section of the Nitrososphaerota archaeon genome encodes:
- a CDS encoding sugar kinase, protein MQIGISGGTATDIAVKTIKTVLDDYGLPSRYVGYKPQKDLDCVIVTGGDRGVRNYFHKTQDVPVPVLGVGESESSGFFAQIDLKEFSSIVNRIKKSDYETSEFSRIGVKIDGKAVYPVLNDVAVFSSKSAMLMEHVLRVNHEEVWHDSSDGVIISTPIGSSAYSMSAGGPMIFQDSPVFGIVSVNSLDTTRRPLIVHDTSIIEVDDISSRLFCEVVMDGVDRFRINNTLECTKSMSSARVIKIKKDSTAVSALTKKVKLAEELLNMPPSSKLLLKTLEFEGTMTQRDLVTKTLLPDRTVRLALRHLLDKGYVKKKISMRDSRQKIYEISKT, encoded by the coding sequence GTGCAAATAGGAATATCCGGTGGTACTGCAACAGACATTGCCGTAAAGACAATCAAGACCGTTTTGGATGATTATGGGCTACCATCTAGGTATGTAGGATACAAACCGCAAAAAGACCTCGACTGTGTAATTGTTACTGGTGGTGACAGGGGAGTTCGCAATTATTTCCACAAGACCCAAGATGTGCCGGTTCCAGTCCTTGGCGTTGGAGAATCTGAATCAAGCGGATTTTTTGCCCAAATTGATCTAAAGGAATTCTCCTCTATAGTAAACAGGATAAAAAAATCAGACTACGAAACGTCGGAATTCTCAAGAATTGGAGTCAAAATTGACGGAAAGGCTGTCTACCCTGTTTTGAATGATGTCGCAGTGTTCTCATCAAAGAGCGCCATGCTAATGGAACATGTTTTGCGCGTAAACCATGAGGAGGTCTGGCATGATTCCAGCGATGGTGTCATTATATCCACACCAATTGGCTCTTCTGCATATTCAATGTCTGCTGGTGGTCCAATGATATTTCAGGACTCGCCAGTATTTGGCATAGTGTCCGTGAACTCATTAGACACTACCCGCAGGCCGCTCATCGTCCATGACACCAGCATTATTGAAGTAGATGACATTTCATCCCGATTGTTCTGTGAGGTTGTAATGGATGGAGTAGACAGATTTAGAATAAACAACACACTAGAATGTACAAAATCCATGTCGTCAGCACGAGTAATCAAGATCAAAAAAGACTCCACAGCCGTTTCTGCACTAACAAAAAAGGTCAAGCTGGCAGAGGAACTGCTTAACATGCCTCCAAGCTCGAAGCTATTGCTTAAGACACTAGAGTTTGAGGGCACCATGACACAGCGTGATCTGGTGACAAAGACCCTACTTCCAGACAGAACGGTACGCCTAGCATTGCGACATTTGTTGGATAAAGGCTATGTCAAAAAGAAAATATCAATGCGGGATTCTAGGCAGAAAATCTACGAAATTTCAAAGACCTAG
- a CDS encoding ribokinase, producing the protein MKLGIFSHCTIDEIYIGGNLYVMPGGPACYCGMAAKNMGFDVELYTKFGPDYTSVDYLQKNKIKFENSQSQKNTTRFRLDISGAERTLWIKNLCDKIDYTKTKADGILISPVFDEISVEVLQKIKSDSDFVALDPQGFLRRKGPDGLISFERTSLDLDGITVLKSDPNEVYQLTGVEGIEGAKILHKKIEHLLYTNKREVSLFHKNRQYSITLPNMDIYDTVGVGDIFTATYCCAMLKEKDALWALSFAGGAAQAALESKEVGLDKIPTRSQTQVNASYYYNIMKFKDV; encoded by the coding sequence TTGAAACTTGGAATTTTTTCTCATTGTACAATAGATGAAATCTACATTGGGGGAAATCTGTATGTCATGCCCGGCGGACCTGCATGTTATTGCGGCATGGCTGCAAAAAACATGGGCTTTGATGTGGAATTGTATACAAAGTTTGGCCCTGACTATACCAGTGTAGATTATCTCCAAAAAAACAAGATAAAGTTTGAAAACTCACAATCCCAAAAAAATACCACACGATTCAGACTGGACATCTCTGGCGCAGAAAGAACATTATGGATAAAGAATCTCTGTGACAAAATTGATTACACCAAAACAAAAGCAGATGGAATTCTGATCAGCCCTGTATTTGATGAAATATCTGTGGAAGTATTGCAGAAGATAAAATCCGATTCTGATTTTGTGGCATTGGATCCACAGGGGTTTTTACGAAGAAAAGGCCCAGATGGGTTGATATCCTTTGAGAGAACAAGCCTTGATCTTGACGGCATAACCGTTCTCAAGTCAGACCCAAATGAGGTGTATCAGCTAACCGGAGTCGAGGGAATTGAGGGTGCAAAAATACTGCACAAAAAAATAGAACACTTGCTATATACAAACAAGCGCGAAGTCTCACTGTTTCATAAAAACAGACAGTATTCAATTACTTTGCCAAACATGGACATTTACGACACTGTCGGAGTTGGCGACATTTTTACTGCCACATATTGCTGTGCAATGCTCAAAGAAAAAGATGCATTATGGGCACTAAGCTTTGCTGGTGGCGCTGCACAGGCTGCCCTTGAATCAAAAGAGGTGGGGCTAGATAAGATTCCGACCAGAAGCCAAACTCAGGTTAATGCCTCATACTACTATAATATAATGAAGTTCAAGGACGTCTAA